A genomic stretch from Leptospira licerasiae serovar Varillal str. VAR 010 includes:
- a CDS encoding SRPBCC domain-containing protein, producing MKADLKELKVELRGETEVVGTRYFAAPRKLVFDCFTKPELILRWLTGPEGWTLETCENDLKVGGKYLYVFADAKGTKMGIYGKFTEVVISEKFANTENYATDMSAFDPNGPENPEATVESRTFTTEGDLTLMTHVIKYASAEIREMELGAMEGWVPLCQALDKLLLELAG from the coding sequence ATGAAAGCAGATCTAAAAGAATTGAAGGTAGAACTTCGAGGCGAAACGGAAGTTGTTGGCACACGTTACTTTGCCGCACCGCGTAAATTGGTATTCGATTGTTTTACTAAGCCTGAGCTAATACTTCGTTGGCTAACTGGCCCTGAAGGCTGGACGCTTGAAACTTGTGAGAACGACCTTAAGGTTGGCGGCAAATACCTGTATGTCTTTGCAGATGCAAAGGGAACTAAAATGGGTATTTATGGAAAATTTACAGAGGTAGTTATATCTGAGAAGTTTGCAAATACAGAGAATTATGCTACTGACATGTCTGCGTTTGATCCGAATGGCCCGGAAAATCCGGAGGCTACCGTAGAGTCTCGCACCTTTACAACGGAAGGTGATTTAACTCTTATGACTCACGTAATAAAATATGCATCTGCCGAAATTCGTGAGATGGAGCTAGGCGCGATGGAGGGCTGGGTGCCACTTTGCCAAGCGCTTGATAAATTATTATTGGAGCTTGCAGGATAA
- a CDS encoding DUF2200 domain-containing protein, whose protein sequence is MEKHRIFTTSFASVYPMYVQKAERKGRTKAEVDKIIFWLTGYDSKSFQKQLKNEVNFEEFFDQAPHLNENVSLIKGVVCGIRVEEVEDKLMQKIRYLDKLIDELAKGKAMEKILRGSV, encoded by the coding sequence ATGGAAAAACATAGAATCTTTACCACATCCTTTGCAAGTGTTTATCCTATGTATGTTCAAAAGGCAGAAAGAAAAGGGAGAACAAAAGCAGAAGTAGATAAAATCATTTTTTGGCTCACCGGATACGATTCTAAAAGTTTTCAAAAACAACTTAAGAATGAAGTGAATTTCGAAGAATTTTTCGACCAAGCACCTCATCTTAACGAAAATGTTTCTCTGATCAAAGGTGTAGTCTGCGGTATTCGTGTAGAAGAAGTTGAAGATAAACTTATGCAGAAAATCCGTTACCTAGATAAGTTGATCGACGAACTGGCGAAAGGAAAGGCAATGGAAAAAATATTACGCGGATCTGTGTAA
- a CDS encoding VOC family protein: MSSRIPGKLPTNSWINQSTNRSKVEVILPNGGPEKMTVKRMDNVGIVVEDLEATIALFKELGLELEGQMRVEGSWADHVVGLEGMQVDMAMMRTPDGHSRLELSKFIRPTPVSREPKNAPANTLGYLRVMFAVEDIKDTVTRLEKHGVKLVGKLEQYEDSYLLCYLRTPEGFIIALAEELK, translated from the coding sequence ATGTCAAGCAGAATCCCCGGAAAATTACCTACAAATAGTTGGATAAATCAGTCGACCAACCGATCAAAAGTGGAAGTTATACTGCCAAACGGAGGACCGGAAAAAATGACAGTGAAACGAATGGACAATGTTGGTATCGTCGTCGAAGATCTCGAGGCCACGATTGCTTTATTTAAAGAACTTGGCTTAGAGTTAGAAGGACAAATGCGAGTCGAAGGTTCTTGGGCGGACCACGTTGTAGGCCTCGAAGGTATGCAAGTCGACATGGCTATGATGAGAACGCCTGACGGACATAGTCGTTTGGAATTGTCTAAGTTTATCAGACCTACCCCGGTAAGCCGAGAGCCGAAAAATGCTCCCGCAAATACCTTAGGTTACCTTCGCGTAATGTTTGCTGTCGAAGATATTAAAGATACGGTTACCCGGCTCGAAAAACACGGGGTCAAACTTGTAGGCAAGCTGGAGCAGTATGAGGATAGCTACCTTTTATGCTACTTGCGTACACCTGAAGGATTTATCATCGCACTAGCCGAAGAACTCAAATAA
- a CDS encoding ArsR/SmtB family transcription factor — protein MDADNVFKALGDPTRRKLLDLLYEKNGQTLGQLCEHLEMTRQSATQHIGILEAANLISTVWRGREKLHFINPVPLHEVYERWVRKFEHQRLSLLHDLKKELEGEKNE, from the coding sequence ATGGATGCTGATAATGTTTTTAAAGCCTTGGGAGATCCAACACGCAGAAAGCTGCTGGACCTTCTTTATGAGAAAAATGGCCAAACTTTGGGCCAGCTTTGTGAGCACTTGGAGATGACCAGGCAATCTGCTACTCAGCATATCGGGATTCTTGAGGCGGCCAATCTGATAAGCACGGTTTGGCGTGGACGGGAGAAGTTACATTTCATCAACCCGGTGCCGCTGCATGAGGTTTATGAACGATGGGTCCGAAAATTCGAACACCAGAGGCTTAGCCTGCTGCATGACCTGAAGAAGGAACTTGAAGGAGAGAAAAATGAGTAA
- a CDS encoding SRPBCC family protein, producing MSKEKTSFVYVTYIRSTPEKVFEAIMKPEITCLYWGHENISDWKPESTWEHVRANDRTVNIVGKVVEVIPPTRLVITWTSPSQANDPESYSRVTFNVEEYDNMVRLTVTHDELEAGSGMAKGIQQGWPIVLSSLKSLLETGQGIDVFAKPKSGSSGILS from the coding sequence ATGAGTAAAGAGAAAACGAGCTTTGTTTACGTGACCTATATCCGCTCAACACCGGAGAAAGTTTTCGAGGCAATCATGAAACCGGAGATCACCTGCCTTTATTGGGGTCATGAAAATATTTCCGATTGGAAGCCAGAATCAACCTGGGAACATGTGCGTGCCAACGATCGCACAGTCAATATAGTAGGTAAGGTTGTAGAAGTGATTCCACCTACTCGTCTTGTAATTACTTGGACGAGTCCTTCCCAGGCGAATGATCCGGAAAGCTACAGTCGTGTGACCTTTAACGTAGAAGAATACGATAATATGGTTAGATTAACAGTTACTCATGATGAACTCGAGGCAGGTAGCGGAATGGCAAAAGGTATCCAGCAAGGTTGGCCGATCGTTCTTTCCAGTCTGAAATCGTTATTGGAAACAGGGCAGGGAATTGACGTATTTGCTAAGCCGAAGTCCGGTTCCAGCGGGATCCTTTCATGA
- a CDS encoding GFA family protein, translated as MTKPYTGGCACGAVRYETKHEPIFQNHCQCRDCQQRSGTGHGSYLTFPSREEMTITGETTHWEVKGDSGNIKIHSFCPVCGTPVYLRFAAMPDLIAIHAGSLDEPNRFVPHVLTYKVRGLAWDAIDPSLKAFEKMPTG; from the coding sequence ATGACCAAGCCTTACACCGGCGGATGCGCATGTGGTGCCGTCCGCTACGAAACCAAACATGAACCGATCTTTCAAAACCATTGTCAGTGCCGGGATTGCCAACAGAGAAGTGGCACTGGACATGGATCTTATCTGACCTTTCCCTCAAGAGAAGAGATGACAATCACAGGTGAGACGACTCATTGGGAAGTCAAGGGTGACAGTGGTAACATAAAGATCCATTCCTTCTGCCCCGTTTGTGGAACGCCAGTATACTTACGCTTTGCAGCGATGCCGGACTTGATTGCAATTCATGCGGGAAGTTTAGATGAGCCTAACCGATTTGTACCTCATGTGCTCACTTATAAAGTTCGTGGATTGGCATGGGACGCGATCGACCCTTCTTTGAAAGCGTTTGAAAAGATGCCTACAGGTTGA
- a CDS encoding alpha/beta hydrolase produces the protein MNWEQNYHLEDGTFVGAGDVSIYYRAYRAKDANNPRTLVVHHGIGEHGKRYDNLLEALSGKGYNVYLIDARGHGKSGGSRGVVTHFNQFLADLDRLIGIAKQKEGVKQVTLMGHSMGALISLFYAGEPSHQANLDRLVLSGLPIAVKTDLVMNIKKGAGSLLAGVFPTLTVPTGLDVNALSRDKSVVEAYKKDPLVHGSVGAYLGDFLLNSKEKALEKAGRINFPVYLFHGKEDSIALCIGTEEAFKVIPSSDKTMKIYDGLYHETMNELPQDKAKVLGDLVNWLQTH, from the coding sequence ATGAATTGGGAACAAAACTACCATCTGGAAGACGGAACCTTTGTAGGAGCAGGCGACGTATCCATCTATTATAGAGCCTACCGTGCAAAAGACGCAAACAATCCTAGGACCTTAGTGGTCCATCACGGGATAGGAGAACACGGAAAAAGATACGACAACCTACTCGAAGCTCTTTCCGGAAAAGGATATAATGTTTATCTAATAGATGCCCGAGGTCACGGAAAGTCCGGTGGAAGTAGAGGAGTAGTCACACATTTTAACCAATTTTTAGCGGACCTGGACAGACTGATCGGCATCGCAAAACAAAAAGAAGGGGTCAAACAAGTCACTCTAATGGGACATTCTATGGGAGCGTTGATCTCATTGTTTTACGCTGGAGAACCTTCTCACCAAGCAAACTTGGACAGGCTTGTGCTGAGTGGATTGCCTATCGCAGTAAAAACAGACTTAGTCATGAATATCAAAAAAGGTGCGGGAAGTTTACTCGCCGGAGTATTCCCCACTCTCACTGTTCCCACCGGACTCGATGTGAACGCTTTATCCAGAGACAAATCGGTTGTAGAGGCCTATAAAAAAGATCCTTTAGTTCACGGTTCTGTAGGAGCGTATTTGGGAGACTTCCTTTTGAATTCCAAAGAAAAAGCTTTGGAGAAAGCCGGTCGAATCAATTTCCCAGTCTATCTATTTCATGGAAAAGAAGATTCGATCGCACTTTGTATCGGAACAGAAGAAGCTTTCAAAGTTATCCCTTCTTCCGACAAGACCATGAAAATTTACGATGGTCTGTATCATGAAACAATGAACGAACTTCCCCAAGACAAGGCAAAGGTTTTAGGCGATCTAGTAAACTGGTTGCAAACTCATTGA
- a CDS encoding PA0069 family radical SAM protein, translating into MNSKKRGTEELPPSRFDKTQREVWLEDRIDLGEEVSPSTQFFWEDSKSVLTRNKSPDIPFDASINPYRGCEHGCIYCFARPNHSYVDLSPGLDFETKIFVKKEPAKLLAEELRKKKQALAPITLGTATDPYQPGERIYKNTRSLLEVLLEFKQPAAIITKSSLIQRDTDILSEMGRLGILKVYLSITTLDKELWSKLEPRAPAPARRMETLRKLTDVGIPTGVLFAPVIPFINDFEMEHLLEQASLSGAESAGMVFIRLPFEVAPLFEDWLTRHFPLKKEKVLKVISEARGGKLYKANWGERMRGAGNYADLLQKRFSICIKRFGLTKRIELRTDLFAVPSRYLLKKEKREEFLPGLFPE; encoded by the coding sequence ATGAATTCTAAAAAAAGAGGCACTGAAGAACTTCCTCCAAGTAGATTTGATAAGACCCAAAGAGAAGTTTGGCTGGAAGATAGGATAGATCTAGGAGAGGAAGTCTCTCCTTCTACTCAATTTTTTTGGGAAGATTCCAAATCAGTCCTAACTCGAAATAAATCACCGGATATTCCATTCGATGCAAGTATCAATCCGTATAGAGGTTGCGAACATGGATGTATCTATTGTTTTGCAAGACCAAATCATTCTTATGTGGATCTTTCTCCGGGATTGGATTTCGAAACAAAAATATTCGTCAAAAAAGAGCCGGCCAAACTTTTAGCCGAAGAATTAAGAAAGAAAAAACAAGCGCTCGCACCGATTACATTAGGCACAGCCACAGATCCCTACCAACCTGGAGAGAGGATCTACAAAAACACAAGATCATTATTAGAAGTCTTGTTGGAATTCAAACAACCTGCCGCAATCATCACCAAATCTTCTCTTATCCAAAGAGATACTGATATTCTTTCTGAAATGGGAAGATTAGGAATTTTGAAAGTGTATCTTTCCATCACAACCTTGGACAAAGAACTTTGGTCCAAGCTAGAGCCTAGGGCTCCGGCTCCAGCAAGAAGAATGGAAACTCTTAGAAAACTTACGGATGTAGGAATTCCAACAGGAGTTTTATTCGCTCCTGTAATTCCATTCATCAACGATTTTGAAATGGAACATCTATTGGAACAGGCATCTTTATCGGGCGCAGAATCAGCCGGAATGGTATTTATAAGACTTCCATTCGAAGTAGCTCCTTTATTCGAAGATTGGCTCACCAGGCATTTTCCACTTAAAAAAGAAAAAGTGTTAAAAGTCATTTCGGAAGCAAGAGGAGGGAAATTATACAAAGCAAATTGGGGAGAAAGAATGAGAGGAGCAGGAAATTATGCAGATCTTCTCCAAAAAAGATTTTCTATCTGCATAAAAAGATTCGGGCTCACTAAAAGAATAGAGTTAAGAACCGATTTATTCGCTGTCCCTTCTCGCTATCTTCTCAAAAAGGAAAAACGAGAGGAATTCCTACCGGGGCTCTTTCCGGAATAA